The bacterium genome contains a region encoding:
- a CDS encoding helix-turn-helix transcriptional regulator, translated as MKSTLLSNLISPAWMQVVRVLFLSKHEKTLRELVDLTGLSPGGIQDALRRLRTEKIIKTKRKGNKLFCKLVISESEQEILGKIFSECASQEIKIRALKLSKNFESTIGWIDQTAQTYQQLKKVDNA; from the coding sequence GTGAAATCTACTCTACTATCAAACCTTATTTCTCCTGCCTGGATGCAAGTTGTAAGAGTTTTATTTCTTTCTAAACATGAAAAAACTCTAAGAGAACTCGTCGACCTTACCGGACTGTCTCCTGGCGGCATTCAAGATGCGCTCAGGCGCTTACGCACGGAAAAAATCATCAAGACTAAACGAAAGGGCAACAAGCTTTTTTGTAAATTAGTAATTTCCGAAAGCGAACAAGAAATCTTAGGTAAAATTTTCTCCGAGTGTGCAAGCCAAGAAATTAAAATACGAGCACTTAAGCTCAGTAAAAATTTCGAATCTACTATCGGCTGGATTGATCAGACTGCTCAGACCTATCAGCAACTTAAAAAAGTTGATAACGCTTAA
- a CDS encoding zinc ABC transporter substrate-binding protein: MLPRDDKSYLNGCLYLLGIICCFIFLAGCQEPPRQLKPVVLVSLPPLANYLAEIFGSEYDFVSLLTANQGHEVFEPNLATVNNLAAAKVLVILGHENLAAEKKWLEYTQAQNPSIKVVNNIGEFASLNSEDAHLWLAPLNMLKLVRYSTAELIKIFPEKQSEIEKRLNTVVAGIKSLDLLTRERLKNLKLKSFIVFHPAWGYFAEQYGLKQIPIEEHGKEPSIKYLDKLIETSRAEGLRTVFIEPQIPVENARQIAQKLGTSAKVGSVQVIDPLAPDYAKNIELMTILLTQAAS; this comes from the coding sequence ATGCTCCCTCGCGATGACAAGTCTTATCTTAATGGCTGTCTTTACCTACTCGGCATTATTTGCTGTTTTATTTTTCTAGCAGGCTGTCAAGAACCTCCTCGTCAATTAAAACCTGTCGTCTTGGTCTCGCTTCCTCCACTGGCTAATTATTTAGCTGAGATTTTTGGCTCAGAGTATGATTTCGTGTCGCTACTAACTGCAAATCAGGGTCATGAAGTTTTTGAGCCAAATTTAGCTACAGTCAACAATCTAGCTGCTGCAAAAGTTTTGGTGATACTTGGCCATGAGAATCTTGCGGCTGAAAAGAAGTGGCTTGAATACACGCAAGCGCAAAACCCTTCAATCAAAGTCGTCAATAATATTGGCGAGTTTGCAAGTCTAAACTCAGAGGATGCCCATCTTTGGCTTGCGCCCTTAAATATGTTGAAACTTGTGCGCTATTCAACGGCCGAACTAATTAAAATTTTTCCAGAAAAACAAAGTGAAATTGAGAAGCGCTTAAATACGGTTGTTGCCGGAATCAAGAGCCTCGATCTACTAACCAGAGAACGCCTTAAAAATTTAAAGCTAAAGTCATTTATTGTTTTTCACCCAGCCTGGGGTTACTTTGCCGAGCAATATGGCCTCAAACAAATTCCGATTGAGGAACATGGCAAGGAGCCAAGCATAAAGTACCTCGACAAATTAATTGAAACTTCACGAGCCGAAGGTTTACGAACTGTTTTTATTGAGCCACAAATTCCGGTTGAAAACGCTCGCCAAATTGCACAAAAACTTGGAACTAGCGCTAAAGTGGGCTCGGTTCAGGTGATTGATCCCTTAGCCCCAGATTATGCTAAGAATATAGAGTTAATGACGATCTTACTAACTCAGGCAGCTTCCTAG
- a CDS encoding nucleotidyl transferase AbiEii/AbiGii toxin family protein, with amino-acid sequence MTPLQLLEKVYQEINKTDCRYAVCGGLAASYYRSRPRLTNDADLLFKDRSLEQTKKTAEKIINKIGYKVVVGWISSQRRDFPSKVALIIGQMPGQELSSTIDFLLPVFPWFENALERAKDNLLNYGFAKLPTITIEDIIVAKLFSLAIEPSRFSDLDDLKSIFLANHNLDLAYLSGQCESLALIVPREISSFAPKALKRFK; translated from the coding sequence ATGACACCACTTCAACTTTTAGAAAAAGTATATCAGGAAATTAATAAAACAGACTGTCGTTATGCAGTCTGTGGAGGCCTTGCAGCAAGTTATTACCGCAGCCGACCGAGGCTTACAAACGACGCAGACCTACTTTTTAAAGATCGTTCACTCGAACAAACTAAAAAAACGGCGGAAAAAATCATCAATAAAATTGGCTATAAAGTCGTAGTTGGTTGGATTAGTTCGCAGCGAAGAGATTTCCCCTCGAAAGTCGCGTTGATAATTGGTCAAATGCCGGGTCAAGAACTCAGCTCGACAATAGATTTTTTATTGCCGGTTTTTCCCTGGTTTGAAAATGCTTTAGAGCGGGCCAAAGATAATTTACTTAATTATGGCTTTGCTAAATTGCCGACAATTACGATAGAAGATATCATCGTAGCCAAGCTTTTTTCCCTCGCTATCGAGCCTTCACGCTTTAGCGACCTGGATGATTTAAAGTCTATTTTCCTTGCCAACCACAACCTCGATTTAGCTTATTTATCGGGACAATGTGAAAGCTTAGCGTTAATCGTTCCACGAGAAATATCATCCTTTGCCCCAAAAGCATTAAAGCGATTTAAGTAG
- a CDS encoding metal ABC transporter permease, with product MEFFASLSFLERALIVAVLTAFYAGLIGTFVVAKRMSSVAGGISHAAFGGVGLGFALGINPMFGALCFAVAAALIITEIYLRRGEVLETLISALWSIGMSLGILFIALTPGYAPDLMGFLFGNILLVSPEYILITLLTLVAVLGLVYLRFPELQAVTFDEEYSTVIGLPVKRELMLLFVLIAISVVLLMKIVGVVLTIALLTLPAVIARRYTTSLKGMIFVATLLALGTSILGILLAYQASVQFNLNLPTGPCIILLTSVLYLGSLLSQADQR from the coding sequence ATGGAGTTTTTTGCCTCACTGAGTTTCCTTGAGCGGGCGCTGATTGTTGCGGTATTAACTGCTTTTTATGCTGGCCTGATTGGCACGTTTGTTGTTGCTAAACGCATGTCTTCTGTTGCCGGAGGAATTTCCCATGCTGCTTTTGGTGGAGTTGGACTGGGGTTTGCGCTGGGGATTAATCCAATGTTTGGGGCGCTTTGCTTTGCAGTTGCTGCGGCGCTAATTATTACTGAAATCTATCTTCGTCGTGGTGAGGTTTTAGAGACCTTAATTTCTGCGTTGTGGTCAATTGGGATGTCGCTTGGGATTTTATTTATTGCACTGACCCCGGGATATGCGCCAGACCTGATGGGATTTCTTTTTGGCAATATTTTACTTGTTTCTCCGGAATATATTTTAATTACTCTTTTAACTTTAGTTGCAGTGCTGGGTCTTGTTTATTTAAGATTTCCGGAACTTCAAGCTGTGACTTTTGATGAAGAGTATTCAACGGTAATTGGCCTGCCGGTCAAGCGTGAGCTAATGCTTTTGTTTGTGTTGATTGCAATTAGTGTTGTGCTTTTGATGAAAATTGTTGGAGTGGTTTTAACAATTGCTCTTTTAACGCTTCCTGCGGTAATTGCCCGGCGCTATACGACGAGCTTAAAAGGCATGATTTTTGTGGCAACTCTTCTAGCCTTAGGCACAAGTATTTTAGGCATTTTATTGGCTTATCAAGCTTCCGTGCAGTTTAATTTAAATCTCCCCACGGGCCCCTGTATTATTCTTTTAACTTCGGTGCTTTATCTAGGGTCACTTTTAAGCCAGGCCGACCAAAGGTAG
- a CDS encoding NAD(P)-dependent glycerol-3-phosphate dehydrogenase, whose product MKIAVLGAGSWGTALATHLTRAGQKAILWGRSSELVEAIKKTHTNARYLKTETLPDFEVTADLQQALQHVGMVVFAIPSEGIRELAQKINGKIPSTAPLVSTSKGLEHGSLKTMSEVLAEEFSDQLTDSRIAVLSGPSFAIEVIRSLPTAVTVASKSPDLADLVSSVFHAETFRVYASDDVVGVELGGVVKNVIAIAMGIVDGLGSGANARAALLTRGIAETARLMNACGAKPETVTSLGCLGDLILTAMTDLSRNRRVGLGLAEGKSLTAILQELGQVAEGVKSAEHVSELALRYSVEMPITKEVYSIIRGEKTPQQAMKSILSRPRGSE is encoded by the coding sequence ATGAAAATCGCGGTCCTAGGCGCTGGTAGTTGGGGCACAGCACTTGCAACCCATCTTACGCGCGCTGGGCAGAAAGCTATTCTCTGGGGCAGGTCGTCTGAGCTCGTCGAAGCGATTAAAAAAACCCACACCAACGCGCGTTATCTCAAGACTGAAACGCTTCCTGACTTTGAAGTTACTGCGGACCTCCAGCAAGCCTTGCAGCATGTGGGCATGGTTGTTTTTGCTATTCCCTCCGAAGGCATTCGCGAGCTTGCGCAAAAGATTAATGGAAAAATTCCTTCAACCGCACCACTGGTTTCTACCTCTAAGGGACTTGAACATGGTTCGCTTAAAACAATGAGTGAAGTTTTAGCCGAGGAATTTTCTGATCAGCTAACTGATTCGCGCATTGCTGTTTTATCTGGCCCAAGCTTTGCGATTGAAGTCATTCGCTCACTACCGACAGCTGTAACTGTAGCCAGTAAGTCCCCTGATTTAGCTGATCTTGTATCTTCGGTCTTTCATGCTGAGACTTTCCGTGTTTATGCCTCGGATGATGTGGTTGGAGTGGAGCTTGGTGGAGTTGTTAAAAACGTAATTGCAATTGCCATGGGTATAGTGGACGGACTGGGCTCGGGGGCAAATGCTCGAGCAGCGTTGCTTACTCGTGGAATTGCTGAAACTGCGCGCTTAATGAATGCCTGTGGGGCTAAGCCTGAGACGGTGACAAGTCTTGGTTGTTTGGGGGATTTGATTTTAACGGCGATGACGGACTTAAGTCGTAACCGTCGCGTCGGCTTAGGCCTTGCCGAGGGCAAGAGCTTGACGGCAATTTTGCAGGAATTAGGACAAGTGGCAGAGGGGGTAAAGTCTGCTGAGCACGTCTCGGAGCTTGCTTTACGTTACAGCGTAGAGATGCCGATTACTAAAGAAGTTTATTCAATAATTCGTGGGGAAAAGACTCCCCAACAAGCCATGAAATCCATCCTCTCCCGCCCGCGTGGGAGCGAGTAG
- the gyrA gene encoding DNA gyrase subunit A: MDDTTNVNIIPVTIEEEMRGSYLDYAMSVIIGRALPDVRDGLKPVHRRILYAMLREGLLSNRKFSKCAGVVGEVLKHFHPHGDAPVYQALVRMAQSWNLRYPLIDGQGNFGSIDGDSAAAYRYTESRMTALAEMLLADIDQDTVDFSPNFDGSVDEPVVLPSRIPNLLINGAEGIAVGMASSIPPHNLQEITRAAIELVKNPDLSVSELMEFVPGPDFPTAGIIYGAAPIRQMYQTGRGLLQLRSKVHYETLKTGKREAEAIIIDEIPYQTNKAKLIEKIAELVNEKKIEGISRLRDESDRRGMRIVVELKRDAVADVALNQLMKLTPMQRTFGVIMLGIVDGKPQVMGLKELLQEFIKHRQTVIIRRSRHLLGKAEARLHILEGLRTALDHIDEVIKVIKASDSTADAKLALQQRFKLSEVQSQHILDMPLRRLTGLERKAIEDEYQEVELTIQALKKILSSAKEVDNVVITELEEVIEKFGDPRRTQIETDASDIGVEDMIAEEDMVVTISHKGYAKRCSPSLYRAQNRGGKGVRGTKKLDEEAEDFVSQLFVASTHAYLLVFTSQGKLHWLKVYELPESARTARGRALVNMIKLQEGEKVSAILPVRTFEHEKQVVMVTREGYIKRVDLMDFSNVRNGGIRATNLDEGDELIGVMLTDGKRDIIVQSKDGMSIRFHESEARVMGRTARGVRAMNLNEGDYVVNIVTVYQEEAEGKVSAEHEAELKDSVALLTVSENGYGKRTLIDEYRTQGRGGKGVIDIKTDERNGNVVSSADVKDNDQVMIITTSGNVIRIPVKTISIIGRNTKGVRLINLEENEKVAAVAKLAESEEEASE, translated from the coding sequence ATGGATGATACAACAAACGTAAACATTATCCCCGTCACAATCGAAGAAGAGATGCGAGGTTCTTATCTTGATTACGCAATGAGCGTAATTATTGGACGAGCACTGCCCGATGTCCGTGATGGACTTAAGCCTGTGCATCGCCGCATTCTTTATGCGATGCTACGTGAGGGACTGCTTTCTAATCGCAAATTTTCAAAGTGTGCCGGTGTTGTCGGTGAAGTTTTAAAACACTTTCACCCGCACGGAGATGCTCCGGTTTATCAGGCGCTGGTGCGCATGGCTCAAAGCTGGAACTTGCGTTATCCGCTAATTGACGGGCAAGGAAACTTCGGGTCAATCGATGGAGACTCAGCGGCGGCGTATCGTTATACAGAGTCACGTATGACAGCTCTTGCCGAAATGCTTCTGGCTGATATCGACCAAGATACGGTTGACTTTAGCCCTAATTTTGACGGCTCCGTTGATGAGCCGGTGGTCTTGCCATCGCGCATTCCCAATCTCTTAATTAATGGTGCTGAGGGTATCGCCGTGGGTATGGCTTCAAGTATCCCACCGCACAATCTTCAAGAAATTACCCGTGCAGCAATTGAGCTTGTTAAAAATCCGGATCTATCTGTTTCGGAATTAATGGAATTTGTTCCGGGCCCTGATTTTCCAACGGCTGGAATTATTTATGGCGCAGCTCCAATCCGCCAAATGTATCAAACTGGCCGAGGGCTTTTGCAGCTGCGTTCAAAAGTGCACTACGAAACACTAAAGACCGGCAAGCGCGAAGCCGAAGCAATTATTATTGATGAAATCCCCTACCAGACAAACAAGGCAAAGCTGATTGAAAAAATTGCCGAGCTTGTGAATGAAAAGAAAATCGAAGGCATCTCGCGGTTACGTGACGAATCGGACCGCCGCGGAATGCGGATAGTGGTAGAACTTAAGCGCGATGCAGTTGCCGATGTAGCACTCAATCAATTGATGAAGTTAACCCCAATGCAGCGCACCTTCGGGGTGATTATGTTGGGGATTGTTGACGGTAAGCCCCAGGTGATGGGCCTCAAAGAGCTTTTACAAGAGTTTATTAAGCATCGCCAAACCGTAATCATCCGACGTTCTCGTCACCTGCTAGGCAAGGCCGAGGCGCGTTTACATATTTTAGAAGGCTTAAGAACTGCACTTGATCATATCGATGAAGTAATTAAGGTAATTAAAGCTTCTGATTCAACTGCAGACGCAAAACTTGCCTTACAACAGCGCTTTAAACTTTCCGAAGTGCAGTCTCAGCATATCCTCGATATGCCACTACGTCGCTTAACTGGACTTGAGCGTAAAGCAATTGAGGATGAATACCAGGAAGTTGAGCTGACAATTCAGGCTTTAAAGAAAATTCTCTCCAGTGCAAAAGAAGTCGACAATGTTGTGATTACAGAACTTGAGGAAGTGATCGAGAAATTTGGCGACCCACGTCGCACTCAAATCGAGACAGATGCCTCGGACATTGGCGTTGAAGATATGATTGCTGAAGAAGACATGGTGGTGACAATCAGCCACAAGGGTTACGCCAAGCGCTGCTCACCGTCGCTTTACCGAGCGCAAAACCGTGGCGGTAAGGGTGTGCGTGGCACGAAAAAGCTTGATGAAGAGGCTGAAGATTTTGTTTCTCAGCTCTTTGTTGCTTCAACCCATGCTTACCTCTTAGTCTTTACTAGTCAGGGCAAACTCCACTGGCTTAAAGTTTATGAACTGCCTGAATCTGCGCGCACCGCGCGTGGGCGGGCTTTAGTCAATATGATTAAGCTGCAGGAAGGTGAAAAAGTTTCGGCAATCCTTCCAGTGCGCACCTTTGAGCACGAAAAACAGGTCGTAATGGTTACACGCGAAGGCTATATTAAGCGCGTTGACTTGATGGATTTTTCTAATGTGAGAAACGGCGGAATTCGTGCCACAAATCTTGACGAAGGCGACGAGTTGATTGGCGTCATGTTAACCGATGGCAAGCGCGATATTATCGTACAAAGTAAAGATGGCATGTCGATTCGTTTCCACGAAAGTGAAGCGCGCGTGATGGGACGCACTGCACGCGGAGTGCGGGCCATGAACCTGAATGAGGGTGACTATGTTGTAAATATTGTCACAGTCTATCAAGAAGAGGCCGAAGGTAAGGTCAGCGCTGAGCATGAAGCTGAGCTTAAAGATTCAGTTGCCTTACTCACAGTCTCTGAAAATGGCTACGGCAAGCGCACCTTAATTGATGAATATCGCACTCAAGGCCGCGGTGGTAAGGGTGTCATCGACATCAAGACCGATGAGCGTAATGGTAATGTTGTAAGCTCTGCTGATGTTAAAGATAACGACCAGGTTATGATTATCACCACAAGTGGTAACGTCATTCGTATTCCTGTTAAGACGATTTCGATCATTGGCCGTAACACCAAAGGCGTGCGCTTAATTAACTTAGAAGAGAACGAAAAAGTTGCTGCCGTTGCCAAGCTTGCTGAGTCAGAAGAAGAGGCCAGTGAATGA
- a CDS encoding ATP-binding protein encodes MEHRATRYLEQIITTDALAQNKMAFISGPRQVGKSTLAKSILKQQLENYFLYEHEEFRRAWSKSPESAIATRSSNTIVLDEIHKDRLWKRKLKGLYDQHGEKIKFIVTGSARLDLYKKGSDSLLGRYLPYRLHPLTVAETNNPISVKELFTRSNLKYPLEDLLNLGGFPEPLLTGKHELAARWSRLRLDQLIIGDSRDILNISDIQAFGVLADLLPLRVGSLLSIEALREDVGKAYATVRSWAQVLETLYYSFTIKPWAQKIARSLKAQPKLYLYDILRIPQGNTSQRLENLTALHLLKLCNYWTDTAQGEFNLHFIRDKQDREVDFIIVKDKQPWMLIECKSNTTSPAKNLLYFKNLLNPQYSLQLVTAKNFDRKLAEQGVRIVSYEKFFSELI; translated from the coding sequence ATGGAACACCGAGCTACGCGCTATCTAGAGCAGATCATTACTACTGATGCACTCGCACAGAATAAAATGGCTTTTATCTCTGGGCCGCGTCAGGTAGGAAAGTCTACTTTGGCAAAATCAATTCTCAAACAACAATTAGAGAATTATTTCTTATACGAACACGAAGAGTTTCGTCGCGCCTGGAGTAAGTCTCCCGAATCTGCAATTGCCACACGTAGCAGTAATACAATTGTGCTTGATGAAATCCATAAAGACCGGCTTTGGAAAAGAAAGCTTAAAGGATTATACGATCAACACGGCGAAAAAATTAAATTCATCGTGACTGGCAGTGCCAGGCTAGACTTATATAAAAAGGGGAGCGACAGTTTGCTTGGCCGCTATTTACCCTATCGACTACATCCTTTAACTGTCGCCGAAACAAATAACCCAATTTCAGTAAAAGAATTATTCACCAGATCAAATCTAAAATACCCCTTGGAAGACTTACTCAACTTGGGAGGATTTCCTGAACCCTTGCTAACTGGAAAACATGAACTGGCCGCGCGTTGGAGCAGATTAAGATTAGACCAACTAATTATTGGCGACTCCCGCGATATTCTTAATATCTCTGACATCCAAGCTTTTGGTGTATTAGCTGACTTACTGCCACTGCGTGTGGGATCTTTGCTGTCAATCGAAGCCCTCAGGGAAGATGTCGGGAAGGCCTACGCAACAGTCAGAAGCTGGGCCCAGGTGCTAGAGACTCTTTATTATTCATTTACGATTAAGCCCTGGGCACAAAAAATTGCGCGCTCACTTAAGGCTCAACCTAAATTGTATCTTTACGATATTTTACGAATCCCCCAAGGAAACACAAGCCAAAGGTTAGAAAATCTTACAGCGCTGCACTTATTAAAACTCTGCAACTATTGGACAGATACTGCTCAAGGCGAATTTAATTTGCATTTCATCCGTGATAAACAAGACCGGGAAGTTGATTTTATTATTGTCAAAGACAAGCAGCCCTGGATGTTAATTGAATGCAAATCAAATACAACAAGCCCAGCAAAAAACCTGCTCTATTTTAAAAATTTGCTTAACCCGCAATACAGCCTGCAGCTAGTTACAGCAAAGAATTTTGACCGGAAACTAGCAGAGCAAGGTGTCCGGATTGTGAGCTATGAAAAATTCTTCTCGGAGCTAATTTGA
- a CDS encoding ABC transporter ATP-binding protein, translating to METTPTVNDLTVKDLSVTLGGRVILEDISFNLEANSFVGIIGPNGAGKSVFLKTLLGLITPSTGTIEIFGKSVTAARGLIGYVPQFASFDRTFPITVRAVVEMSTLALKTLSAKEKRDRVEESLKRLELESLSKREIGKISGGELQRTLIARALVLKPKLLLLDEPTANLDLPRGQGLYQLLEELAQELSIILVSHDIGVIAKYVKTIACLNKCLHFHGQGEIPHDVFEKVYGCPIELLAHAHPDQVHPHRVLGPHAAHQLGPDGKPKGGCC from the coding sequence ATGGAAACAACCCCCACTGTAAACGATCTAACCGTGAAAGATCTAAGCGTAACGCTCGGTGGTAGGGTGATTCTCGAAGATATAAGTTTTAATCTTGAAGCAAATTCTTTTGTCGGGATTATTGGACCAAACGGGGCAGGTAAATCTGTTTTTTTAAAAACGCTCCTCGGACTAATCACACCAAGCACTGGCACGATTGAAATCTTTGGCAAAAGCGTCACTGCCGCGCGTGGCTTAATCGGCTACGTGCCACAATTTGCTTCATTTGACAGAACTTTTCCAATCACAGTTCGGGCAGTGGTCGAGATGAGCACACTTGCCCTTAAAACTTTAAGTGCGAAGGAAAAAAGGGATCGTGTCGAAGAAAGCCTCAAGCGCTTAGAACTCGAATCTCTGAGTAAGAGAGAAATTGGCAAAATCTCGGGCGGGGAATTACAGCGCACACTAATCGCTCGGGCCTTAGTGCTTAAACCAAAGCTTTTGTTACTCGATGAGCCAACGGCAAATCTTGATTTGCCGCGTGGTCAAGGGCTTTACCAGCTACTCGAAGAACTTGCTCAAGAGTTAAGCATTATCCTGGTCTCGCATGATATCGGGGTAATTGCGAAATATGTGAAAACAATTGCCTGTCTCAATAAGTGCTTACATTTTCACGGGCAAGGGGAAATTCCACACGATGTGTTTGAAAAAGTCTATGGTTGTCCGATTGAACTACTTGCCCATGCTCATCCAGACCAGGTCCACCCGCACCGTGTCCTCGGGCCACATGCTGCACACCAGCTTGGCCCAGATGGAAAACCCAAAGGAGGCTGCTGTTAG